The Terriglobus sp. RCC_193 genome contains a region encoding:
- a CDS encoding DMT family transporter: MPSSTTSRPLGFLACASAGALWGTGFFFGKIALREVSVGHMVLYRFLFAALPMLPLMKGRGERWTAAEWRLLIIAAFFGVPLQFLVQFKGLSLTSLSHAALMIGTLPVILAAAAAIFLKERLDAVGWTALIASTTGACLIALGGHDASGTSSLLGDSLIVLSVVIALVWLLGNKKLLLRHSALEVSARSLLLGTIMLLVWVPLQYGMPPVHGISMKAWLALAASGVLCTAATNLLWNWGMTQVPASQGGIFINLEPVIGSVLGVCLLHEQLGLIAWLGGSLIVGAAVVLSTRGEVGSDSIQMESV, translated from the coding sequence ATGCCCTCTTCTACCACTTCCCGTCCGCTTGGATTTCTGGCTTGCGCCTCGGCGGGGGCGCTCTGGGGCACAGGATTCTTCTTTGGCAAGATCGCCCTGCGCGAGGTCAGCGTGGGACACATGGTGCTGTATCGCTTTCTGTTTGCGGCACTTCCCATGCTGCCGCTGATGAAGGGCCGCGGTGAACGATGGACCGCAGCTGAATGGCGTCTGCTGATCATCGCCGCGTTTTTCGGCGTTCCGCTGCAGTTCCTGGTGCAGTTTAAGGGGCTCTCGCTCACTTCTCTTTCGCACGCTGCGCTCATGATTGGCACGTTGCCAGTCATCCTGGCAGCAGCCGCAGCGATTTTTCTGAAGGAACGGCTGGATGCCGTGGGGTGGACTGCGTTGATTGCGTCCACCACGGGCGCATGCCTGATTGCGCTGGGCGGCCACGACGCCAGCGGAACCTCTTCCCTGCTCGGCGATTCGCTGATCGTTCTCTCCGTAGTCATTGCGCTGGTGTGGCTGCTGGGCAACAAGAAACTTCTGCTGCGCCACAGCGCGCTGGAGGTGAGTGCGCGCAGCCTGCTGCTGGGGACGATCATGCTGCTCGTGTGGGTGCCCCTGCAATACGGCATGCCGCCGGTGCATGGCATCTCCATGAAGGCATGGCTGGCGCTGGCAGCCAGCGGTGTTCTCTGCACCGCTGCAACCAACCTGCTGTGGAATTGGGGTATGACGCAGGTTCCGGCATCGCAGGGCGGCATCTTCATCAACCTGGAGCCCGTCATCGGATCGGTGCTGGGCGTATGCCTGCTGCATGAGCAGCTGGGCCTGATTGCATGGCTGGGTGGATCGCTTATCGTTGGCGCCGCCGTGGTGCTTTCGACACGCGGAGAGGTTGGCAGCGATTCCATCCAGATGGAGTCTGTATGA
- a CDS encoding HAD-IIB family hydrolase, protein MSDTPKMIAIDMDGTLVHPGGTVSRGNQDALDRARRAGTRIVIATGRRHSYAMKVLQTGNFQPDDIVLSSNGAVARTMDGHLLFRKEMPAETATWLCETVSDYRNCLVFTFDTMDAHGNEASGALVLEEVDDLHASIEKWMVANAADIRRFAPIESAFHAPEFPAIQAMLCGGMERMETAFRHLDAAHKGRLSLTRTVYPLRDLCILDILPQGCSKGAGLAHLLHEEGLAAHDLMAIGDNWNDLTMLEHARWPMLMGNAPDDLRLLAEERNWTVTRHHHEDGVAEAIDLYF, encoded by the coding sequence ATGAGCGATACGCCGAAGATGATCGCTATCGACATGGATGGCACGCTGGTGCACCCCGGCGGCACGGTTTCGCGCGGCAACCAGGATGCGCTGGATCGCGCACGCCGCGCCGGTACGCGCATCGTCATTGCCACGGGACGACGCCACAGCTATGCCATGAAGGTGCTGCAGACCGGTAACTTCCAGCCGGACGACATTGTGCTGAGCTCCAACGGCGCGGTGGCCCGCACGATGGACGGCCACTTGCTTTTCCGCAAAGAGATGCCTGCGGAAACGGCGACCTGGCTTTGCGAAACGGTCAGCGACTATCGCAACTGCCTTGTCTTCACCTTTGACACCATGGACGCGCACGGCAACGAGGCCAGTGGAGCGCTGGTGCTGGAAGAAGTGGACGACCTGCACGCCAGCATTGAGAAATGGATGGTGGCAAACGCCGCGGACATTCGCCGTTTTGCTCCCATTGAATCCGCCTTTCATGCGCCTGAATTCCCTGCTATCCAGGCGATGCTATGCGGCGGCATGGAACGCATGGAAACGGCCTTCCGCCATCTGGATGCAGCACACAAAGGACGCCTGTCGTTGACGCGGACGGTCTATCCGTTACGCGATCTCTGCATTCTGGACATTCTTCCGCAAGGCTGCTCAAAAGGTGCGGGACTGGCCCATCTGTTGCATGAAGAAGGGCTTGCGGCGCATGACCTGATGGCCATTGGCGACAACTGGAATGACCTGACCATGCTGGAACATGCGCGATGGCCCATGCTGATGGGCAATGCCCCGGACGACCTTCGCCTGCTGGCCGAGGAGCGCAACTGGACGGTCACGCGGCATCATCATGAAGACGGCGTTGCCGAGGCGATTGATCTTTACTTCTAA